Proteins encoded together in one Deinococcus irradiatisoli window:
- a CDS encoding VOC family protein, whose translation MTSSSSASLKHVSFLSADVDAVIAFYTLLGAAVEKDLQTAEGFRRVVLGFDGGKLQFFEAAGEVPRPHPAWQEHIALHLHDLKGSVGLLKQRGTTFSRELGLSPSGNPMAFVLDPDGRQVELLQR comes from the coding sequence ATGACGTCCTCTTCCTCGGCCAGCCTCAAACACGTTTCCTTTCTGAGCGCCGACGTGGACGCGGTGATCGCCTTTTATACCCTGCTCGGCGCGGCGGTCGAGAAAGACCTCCAGACCGCCGAGGGCTTTCGGCGGGTGGTGCTGGGCTTTGACGGCGGCAAGCTGCAGTTTTTCGAAGCGGCCGGTGAAGTGCCGCGCCCCCACCCGGCCTGGCAGGAACACATCGCCCTGCACCTGCACGACCTGAAGGGCAGCGTCGGGTTGCTCAAACAGCGCGGGACCACCTTTTCACGCGAGTTGGGCCTCAGCCCCAGCGGCAACCCGATGGCTTTCGTGCTCGACCCGGATGGCCGGCAGGTCGAACTGCTGCAACGCTGA
- a CDS encoding SGNH/GDSL hydrolase family protein, whose amino-acid sequence MSAPRWVFIGDSITDADRREDAQGYGDGYVARLREQLLVNDPACRTAFLNRGVGGDTVRHLMRRWHRDATALRPDLLSVKIGVNDVWRAFSGRPEEAVGADEYRAVLRGLLGEASALECRLVLITPFLVEPDRRDRMRLDVERRAGIVSELAAEFGAALVDLQPAFDAAMAASSPEVWAPDRVHPSGPGHLLIARTWLGTVNAASGNASPVR is encoded by the coding sequence GTGAGCGCCCCGCGCTGGGTCTTTATCGGTGACAGCATCACCGACGCGGACCGGCGCGAGGACGCGCAGGGCTACGGTGACGGCTACGTCGCGCGGCTGCGCGAACAGCTGCTGGTCAACGACCCGGCCTGCCGCACCGCATTCCTCAACCGGGGCGTCGGCGGCGACACCGTGCGCCACCTGATGCGGCGCTGGCACCGTGACGCGACGGCGCTCCGGCCGGACCTGCTGAGTGTCAAGATCGGCGTCAACGATGTGTGGCGCGCTTTTTCAGGCAGGCCCGAGGAGGCGGTGGGCGCCGACGAGTACCGCGCCGTGCTGCGCGGCCTGCTGGGCGAGGCCAGCGCCCTGGAGTGCCGCCTGGTGCTGATCACGCCGTTTCTGGTGGAACCGGACCGCCGCGACCGGATGCGTCTGGACGTGGAGCGCCGCGCGGGAATCGTGTCGGAACTGGCCGCCGAGTTCGGCGCGGCGCTGGTGGACTTGCAACCGGCCTTCGACGCGGCGATGGCGGCCAGTTCGCCGGAAGTCTGGGCGCCGGACCGGGTGCATCCTTCCGGACCGGGACACCTGCTGATCGCCCGGACCTGGCTCGGGACCGTGAACGCCGCGAGCGGCAACGCCTCCCCGGTGCGCTAG
- the pruA gene encoding L-glutamate gamma-semialdehyde dehydrogenase, whose protein sequence is MIKVEPYRPQTFTDFSLQANVDAYHAALAKVRAELLGKHYPLIIDGERLDTEGKLQSVNPCDTSEVVGSTAKATTEDAQRALDGAWNAWAEWKTWSMDARARILLKAAAILKRKRLEACALMSIEVGKNYAEADVEVAEAIDFLEYYAREAMKYSGFGASETTWFDGEENGLLSIPLGVGVSISPWNFPCAIFAGMLAAPIVAGNCVIAKPAEDSGMIAGFVVDILQEAGLPAGVLQFLPGVGEEVGEYLVQHARTRFITFTGSRGVGLHINEVAAKVQPGQKWLKRVILELGGKDALIVDETADLPAAVTAAVQSAFGFNGQKCSAMSRLVVVDSVYDEVVNQFVARAEALSVGTGEANANVTAVVNQESFEKIGKYIEIGKGEGKLLTGGETPGECGGKKGYYVQPTIFGDVPGDARIAQEEIFGPVVSVLRARDFQHALELANSTEYGLTGGVCSRDRARLEQARAEFEVGNLYFNRKITGAIVGVQPFGGYNMSGTDSKAGGPDYLGNFLQYKAVTERF, encoded by the coding sequence ATGATCAAAGTCGAACCCTACCGACCGCAGACCTTTACCGATTTCAGCCTTCAGGCCAACGTGGACGCCTACCACGCCGCGCTCGCCAAGGTGCGCGCCGAGCTGCTGGGCAAGCACTACCCGCTGATCATCGACGGTGAGCGCTTGGACACCGAGGGCAAGCTCCAGAGCGTCAACCCCTGCGACACCTCGGAAGTGGTGGGCAGCACCGCCAAAGCCACCACCGAAGATGCCCAGCGCGCGCTGGACGGCGCCTGGAACGCCTGGGCCGAGTGGAAAACCTGGAGCATGGACGCCCGCGCCCGCATCCTGCTCAAGGCGGCGGCCATCCTCAAGCGCAAGCGGCTGGAAGCCTGCGCCCTGATGTCGATCGAGGTGGGCAAGAACTACGCCGAGGCCGACGTGGAAGTGGCCGAGGCGATCGATTTCCTGGAGTACTACGCGAGAGAGGCGATGAAGTACTCGGGCTTCGGCGCTTCCGAGACCACCTGGTTTGACGGTGAGGAAAACGGCCTGCTCTCCATTCCGCTGGGCGTGGGCGTCAGCATCTCGCCGTGGAACTTTCCCTGCGCCATCTTCGCCGGCATGCTGGCCGCCCCGATCGTGGCCGGCAACTGCGTGATCGCCAAGCCCGCCGAGGACTCGGGCATGATCGCCGGGTTCGTGGTGGACATCCTCCAGGAAGCCGGGCTGCCCGCTGGCGTGCTGCAGTTCCTGCCGGGCGTGGGCGAGGAGGTCGGCGAGTATCTGGTGCAGCACGCTAGAACGCGCTTCATCACCTTCACCGGTTCGCGCGGGGTGGGCCTGCACATCAACGAGGTCGCCGCCAAGGTGCAGCCGGGCCAGAAGTGGCTCAAGCGCGTCATTCTGGAACTCGGCGGCAAGGACGCCCTGATCGTGGACGAAACTGCCGATTTGCCCGCTGCGGTGACGGCCGCCGTGCAGAGCGCCTTCGGTTTCAACGGCCAGAAGTGCAGCGCCATGAGCCGCTTAGTGGTGGTGGACAGCGTCTACGACGAAGTGGTGAACCAGTTCGTGGCCCGTGCCGAGGCGCTGAGCGTCGGGACCGGCGAGGCCAACGCCAACGTGACGGCGGTGGTCAACCAGGAATCGTTCGAGAAGATCGGCAAGTACATCGAGATCGGCAAGGGAGAAGGTAAGCTGCTGACCGGCGGTGAGACGCCCGGCGAGTGCGGCGGCAAGAAGGGCTACTACGTGCAGCCGACCATCTTCGGCGACGTGCCAGGTGACGCCCGCATCGCCCAGGAGGAGATTTTTGGGCCGGTGGTGTCGGTGCTGCGCGCCCGCGACTTCCAGCACGCCCTGGAGCTCGCCAACTCCACCGAGTACGGCCTGACCGGTGGCGTGTGCAGCCGCGACCGCGCCCGGCTGGAGCAGGCCCGCGCCGAATTCGAGGTGGGCAACCTGTACTTCAACCGCAAGATCACCGGGGCCATTGTGGGCGTGCAGCCCTTCGGCGGCTACAACATGTCCGGCACCGACAGCAAGGCGGGCGGCCCCGACTACCTGGGCAACTTCCTGCAGTACAAGGCCGTGACCGAGCGCTTCTGA
- a CDS encoding ion channel — protein sequence MTSVPEPPPERPPHDLGLGRVLSEQSGERFLNKDGSFNVQRHGMGWQSVSLYGSLLTTSWSAFFLTMGGLYLALNALFGLIYFALGPGALSDEPGGGMPRFLACFFFSVQTFGTIGYGHVYPLSVRANVVVTFEAFVSLLGVALATGVLFARFSRPQSRVLFSRNAVVAPYQGGQAVMFRLINGRRSQLMNARVEAVHTQFETLPDGRRVRRFAPLTLERSQVTLFPLAWTVVHPVTPHSPYWQVTLEQLAEADAEIMVIFNATDEAVQQTIHARSSYKPHELRWNERFSDLYRRTPRGELYVDAERLHDTEAVRSEV from the coding sequence ATGACCAGCGTTCCCGAACCTCCACCGGAACGTCCGCCGCACGACCTGGGGCTGGGCCGGGTGCTCAGCGAGCAGTCCGGCGAGCGCTTCCTCAACAAGGACGGCTCGTTCAACGTGCAGCGCCACGGCATGGGCTGGCAGTCGGTCAGCTTGTACGGCAGTCTGCTGACCACCAGCTGGAGCGCGTTCTTCCTGACGATGGGCGGGCTGTATCTGGCGCTCAACGCGCTGTTCGGGCTGATCTACTTCGCGCTGGGGCCGGGGGCACTGAGTGACGAGCCGGGCGGCGGCATGCCGCGCTTCCTGGCCTGCTTCTTTTTCAGCGTGCAGACCTTTGGCACCATCGGCTACGGCCACGTCTATCCCCTGTCGGTGCGCGCCAACGTCGTGGTGACGTTCGAAGCGTTCGTCAGCTTGCTGGGCGTGGCGCTGGCGACCGGGGTGCTGTTCGCCCGCTTCTCGCGGCCGCAGAGCCGGGTGCTGTTCAGCCGCAACGCCGTGGTGGCGCCGTACCAGGGCGGTCAGGCGGTGATGTTCCGGCTCATCAACGGGCGGCGCAGTCAGCTGATGAACGCCCGCGTCGAAGCGGTGCATACCCAGTTCGAGACCCTTCCAGACGGGCGGCGGGTGCGGCGCTTTGCCCCGCTGACGCTGGAGCGCTCGCAGGTCACGCTCTTTCCGCTGGCCTGGACGGTGGTGCATCCGGTCACGCCGCACAGCCCCTACTGGCAGGTCACCCTGGAGCAACTCGCCGAAGCCGACGCCGAGATCATGGTGATCTTCAACGCCACCGACGAAGCGGTGCAGCAGACCATTCACGCCCGCAGCAGCTACAAGCCGCACGAACTGCGCTGGAACGAGCGCTTTTCCGATCTCTACCGCCGCACCCCGCGCGGCGAACTGTACGTGGACGCCGAGCGCCTGCACGACACCGAGGCGGTCAGGTCCGAAGTCTGA
- the lysS gene encoding lysine--tRNA ligase, with amino-acid sequence MSDAPPSAHDQPAPLQRELHEQTVSRLNNQAALKEAGFETHPYSYPQTHHAADVLRDHPGGEHGERWDDVTYSLAGRVMLLRHMGGAAFADLQDESGTVQLYFGKKTTEQFAATKKIDLGDIIGVRGVAFVTKTGQVTIEVHSWQPLVKSLHPLPSKVHGIQDEELRARRRYVDLMINPESRAVYRTRSKIVRAIRHYLDDQGFMEVEGPTLQVVPGGTEARPFKTFHNALSHEFSMRISLELYLKRLVVGGFERVYEIGRNYRNEGIDRTHNPEFTMLETYFAYGDYQDMMRLVEQMLHHLVMEVHGQPVIEYQGRKVDFSLPFRRLDFVTALKDAAQLDFDPLDLAQLRAWSDVRHPEFRKVPDYKLLDKLGGEYVEPQLINPTFLTDMPLVISPLVKAHRSRPGLAERADLYVAGFELAPIYSELNDALDQRARFEAQTARRDAGDDEAHEQDEDFLLALEYGMPPTAGMGMGIDRLTMLLTDKDSIRDVLLFPLLKPEEGQPSPLNPHTPLPESAPS; translated from the coding sequence ATGTCCGATGCCCCCCCCAGCGCCCACGACCAGCCTGCTCCGCTTCAGCGCGAGCTGCACGAGCAGACCGTTTCCCGCCTCAACAACCAGGCGGCCCTGAAAGAAGCGGGCTTCGAGACGCATCCCTACAGCTACCCCCAGACCCACCACGCCGCCGACGTGCTGCGCGACCATCCCGGCGGCGAACACGGCGAGCGCTGGGACGACGTGACCTACAGCCTGGCCGGACGGGTGATGCTGCTGCGCCACATGGGCGGCGCGGCCTTCGCGGATTTGCAAGACGAGAGCGGCACGGTGCAGCTCTACTTCGGCAAGAAAACCACCGAGCAGTTCGCCGCCACCAAGAAAATCGATCTGGGCGACATCATCGGCGTGCGCGGCGTGGCGTTCGTGACCAAGACCGGGCAGGTCACCATCGAGGTGCACAGCTGGCAGCCGCTGGTCAAGAGTCTGCACCCGCTGCCCAGCAAGGTGCACGGCATTCAGGACGAGGAACTGCGCGCCCGGCGGCGCTACGTGGATTTGATGATCAACCCCGAGAGCCGGGCGGTGTACCGCACCCGCTCGAAGATCGTGCGCGCCATCCGCCACTACCTCGACGACCAGGGGTTCATGGAAGTCGAGGGACCGACCCTGCAGGTGGTGCCGGGCGGCACCGAGGCCCGGCCCTTCAAGACCTTTCACAACGCGCTCTCGCACGAGTTCTCGATGCGCATCAGCCTGGAGCTCTATCTCAAGCGCCTGGTGGTGGGCGGCTTCGAGCGGGTCTACGAGATCGGGCGCAACTACCGCAACGAGGGCATCGACCGCACCCACAACCCCGAATTCACCATGCTGGAAACCTACTTCGCCTACGGCGACTACCAGGACATGATGCGGCTCGTCGAGCAGATGCTCCACCACCTGGTGATGGAGGTGCACGGCCAGCCGGTGATCGAGTACCAGGGCCGGAAGGTGGACTTCAGCTTGCCGTTCAGGCGCCTGGATTTCGTCACGGCGCTCAAGGACGCCGCTCAGCTCGACTTCGACCCGCTCGATCTGGCGCAGCTGCGCGCCTGGAGCGACGTCAGGCACCCGGAATTCCGCAAGGTGCCGGACTACAAGCTGCTCGACAAGCTCGGCGGCGAGTACGTGGAGCCGCAGCTGATCAACCCCACCTTCCTGACCGACATGCCGCTGGTGATCAGCCCGCTGGTCAAGGCGCACCGTTCGCGCCCCGGGCTGGCCGAGCGGGCCGATCTGTACGTGGCCGGCTTCGAACTCGCGCCGATCTACTCGGAACTCAACGACGCCCTCGACCAGCGCGCCCGCTTCGAGGCCCAGACCGCCCGGCGCGACGCGGGCGACGACGAAGCGCATGAACAGGACGAGGACTTTTTGCTGGCGCTGGAATACGGCATGCCGCCGACCGCCGGTATGGGCATGGGCATCGACCGCCTCACCATGCTGCTGACCGACAAGGACAGCATCCGCGACGTGCTGCTCTTTCCGCTGCTCAAACCCGAGGAAGGCCAGCCCAGTCCGCTGAACCCCCACACCCCACTGCCGGAAAGCGCGCCTTCCTGA
- a CDS encoding MBL fold metallo-hydrolase, with translation MRLNDDVAALEIGATLMGGQTLIHPAVILDEVAGHTLVDAGMPGMEGAIEAALAELGIGLGDIRQVIVTHHDLDHIGGLPAVVAASGAQVWALEREVPFIEGQERPQKMPPPERVAEMLADPATSPAMRAMLSAPPTTAKVDRALQDGEVLPLAGGVRVVATPGHTKGHLSLFAERSRTLITGDALTSKDGQLHGPMERATPDMPTAWQSANKLAQLGAQTVLTYHGGVVSENADEQLRQVAAQGDAPA, from the coding sequence ATGCGACTCAACGACGACGTGGCGGCGCTGGAAATCGGCGCCACCTTGATGGGCGGTCAGACCCTGATTCACCCGGCCGTGATTCTGGACGAAGTGGCCGGGCACACCCTGGTGGACGCCGGGATGCCCGGCATGGAAGGAGCCATCGAAGCGGCGCTGGCCGAGCTGGGCATCGGGCTCGGCGACATCAGGCAGGTCATCGTGACGCACCACGACCTCGACCATATCGGCGGCCTGCCGGCGGTGGTGGCGGCCAGCGGCGCGCAGGTCTGGGCGCTGGAGCGCGAGGTGCCGTTCATCGAGGGCCAGGAGCGGCCCCAGAAAATGCCGCCGCCGGAACGGGTGGCCGAAATGCTGGCCGACCCCGCCACCTCGCCGGCCATGCGCGCCATGCTGAGCGCCCCACCGACCACCGCCAAAGTCGACCGCGCCCTGCAAGACGGCGAAGTGCTGCCGCTGGCCGGCGGCGTGCGGGTGGTCGCCACCCCCGGCCACACCAAGGGGCACCTGAGCTTGTTCGCCGAGCGCAGCCGCACCCTGATCACCGGCGACGCCCTGACGTCCAAAGACGGGCAGTTGCACGGCCCGATGGAGCGCGCCACGCCGGACATGCCCACCGCCTGGCAATCGGCGAACAAACTCGCCCAGCTCGGCGCCCAGACGGTCCTGACCTATCACGGCGGCGTGGTCTCGGAGAATGCCGACGAGCAGCTGCGGCAGGTGGCCGCGCAGGGGGACGCCCCGGCGTGA
- a CDS encoding NAD-dependent malic enzyme, whose product MAQVSRYYDVKRGPDGHRYLSVKVTGFSLLHIPLLNKSTGFTPEERRFLGLEGLVPPHTSTFEEQKQRTYQRYLQQVTDLDKHEFMRALQDRNEVLFYGILADHLEELLPILYTPTVGEAVRVFSHIYRYPRGLSVSTLDVERVDEMLDNVPLDDVRMIVATDSSAILGIGDQGFGGMAISIGKLSLYTAAGGVGPDKTLPVELDVGTNRQDLIDDPLYLGVHHTRLTGPAYDEFLDSFVEAVSSRYPKAIIQWEDFARGTAFHVLNRYRKVIPSFNDDIQGTGAMALSGLISAARLKGETLQDQVFVVVGAGAGGIGVAGMIRSGLMRAGLNATEAAARVYVVDRFGLLMHGQSLEDHQLSFAKTPADIGGWDVAGEWPSLYETVKASGATALLGLSGVPGLFNQPVVEALHANTERPIIFPLSNPTANVEAQPADVLRWTDGAAIVASGSPFADVEFGGRTYPIGQGNNAFIFPGLGFGAIISRAREITDGMIMAAAETLADETALHGERVYPPIADIRAVSLKVAVRVARQAIFEGVAAERRVRNLTDDELAAFVERRFWRPHYLPLRKADDAQMLL is encoded by the coding sequence ATGGCTCAAGTTTCCCGCTACTACGATGTCAAGCGCGGCCCCGACGGACACCGCTACCTGAGCGTGAAGGTCACCGGATTCTCGCTGCTGCATATTCCCCTGCTGAACAAGAGCACCGGCTTCACCCCCGAGGAGCGGCGCTTCCTGGGGCTGGAAGGACTGGTGCCGCCGCACACCTCCACCTTCGAGGAGCAAAAGCAGCGCACCTACCAGCGCTACCTGCAGCAGGTCACCGACCTCGACAAGCACGAATTCATGCGCGCCCTGCAAGACCGCAACGAGGTGCTGTTCTACGGCATCCTGGCCGACCACCTCGAAGAACTGCTGCCGATTCTCTATACCCCCACGGTGGGCGAGGCGGTGCGGGTCTTCTCGCACATCTACCGCTACCCGCGCGGGCTGTCGGTCAGCACGCTGGATGTCGAGCGGGTTGACGAGATGCTCGACAACGTGCCGCTCGACGACGTGCGGATGATCGTCGCCACCGATTCGAGCGCCATTCTCGGCATCGGCGACCAAGGCTTCGGCGGCATGGCGATCTCGATCGGCAAGCTCAGCCTGTACACGGCGGCGGGCGGCGTCGGCCCCGACAAGACCCTGCCGGTGGAACTCGACGTGGGCACCAACCGCCAGGACCTGATCGACGATCCGCTGTACCTGGGGGTGCACCACACCCGCCTGACCGGCCCCGCCTACGATGAGTTTCTCGACAGTTTCGTGGAAGCGGTGTCGTCGCGCTACCCCAAGGCCATCATCCAGTGGGAGGATTTCGCGCGCGGCACGGCCTTTCACGTCCTGAACCGCTACCGCAAGGTAATTCCCAGCTTCAACGACGACATCCAGGGCACCGGGGCGATGGCGCTCTCGGGCCTGATCAGCGCGGCCCGTCTCAAGGGCGAGACCTTGCAGGACCAGGTGTTCGTGGTGGTGGGTGCGGGCGCGGGCGGCATCGGCGTGGCCGGCATGATCCGCAGCGGGCTGATGCGGGCGGGCCTGAACGCCACCGAAGCGGCCGCGCGGGTCTACGTCGTGGACCGTTTCGGGCTGCTGATGCACGGCCAGAGCCTCGAAGACCACCAGCTCAGCTTTGCCAAGACGCCCGCCGACATCGGGGGCTGGGACGTGGCCGGCGAGTGGCCCAGCCTCTACGAAACCGTCAAGGCGTCCGGCGCCACCGCGCTGCTGGGCCTCTCCGGCGTGCCGGGGCTGTTCAACCAGCCGGTCGTGGAAGCGCTGCATGCCAACACCGAGCGGCCGATCATCTTTCCCCTTTCCAACCCGACCGCCAACGTGGAAGCGCAGCCGGCCGACGTGCTGAGGTGGACCGACGGCGCGGCCATCGTCGCGTCGGGGAGCCCCTTTGCCGACGTGGAATTCGGTGGCCGGACCTACCCCATCGGGCAGGGCAACAACGCCTTCATCTTTCCGGGGCTGGGCTTCGGCGCGATCATCAGCCGCGCCCGCGAGATCACCGACGGCATGATCATGGCCGCCGCCGAAACGCTGGCCGACGAAACCGCGCTGCACGGCGAGCGGGTCTACCCCCCCATCGCCGATATCCGGGCGGTGTCGCTGAAGGTCGCGGTGCGGGTGGCGCGGCAGGCGATTTTCGAGGGGGTCGCCGCCGAGCGCCGGGTGCGCAACCTCACCGACGACGAACTCGCCGCCTTCGTGGAGCGGCGCTTCTGGCGGCCACACTACTTGCCGCTCAGGAAAGCCGACGACGCGCAGATGCTGCTGTAA
- a CDS encoding ribonuclease HI, whose amino-acid sequence MNHAFVDGSFDDGAQTGQAGRGGFGIVLMVPGQLPQHLYGRIEAGDNNATELRAVVEALRHAPAGEALTVHTDNLNVLSAIRHGSRSLNQHEEAVRVREEAEARRIELHLARAGRERRHMRAAHLLANDARLERVSAAPLGPHAEVNLTHAPWRDSAVVTLRRAGERVSAEVRREVGDPLARSVRALLTAVQLAHPGETLVISHASKLAAALWEKPGRALPGAAQDALMQAKAEAEARSVQVVFERTEGAR is encoded by the coding sequence GTGAATCACGCTTTTGTCGACGGCAGTTTTGACGACGGCGCCCAGACGGGCCAGGCCGGGCGCGGCGGCTTCGGCATCGTGCTGATGGTGCCGGGGCAGTTGCCTCAACACCTCTACGGCCGCATCGAGGCGGGCGACAACAACGCCACCGAACTGCGGGCGGTGGTCGAGGCGCTGCGGCACGCGCCCGCCGGAGAAGCCCTGACGGTGCACACCGACAACCTCAACGTGCTCTCGGCCATCCGGCACGGCAGCCGCAGCCTCAACCAACACGAGGAAGCGGTGCGGGTGCGCGAGGAAGCCGAAGCGCGGCGCATCGAGCTGCACCTGGCGCGGGCCGGGCGCGAGCGGCGTCACATGCGCGCCGCCCACCTGCTCGCCAACGACGCCCGCCTGGAACGGGTCAGTGCCGCGCCGCTCGGCCCGCACGCCGAGGTGAATCTCACCCACGCGCCCTGGCGCGACTCGGCGGTGGTCACGCTGCGGCGGGCCGGCGAGCGGGTCAGCGCCGAGGTGCGGCGCGAGGTGGGCGATCCGCTGGCCCGCAGCGTGCGGGCGCTGCTGACCGCCGTGCAACTGGCCCACCCCGGCGAAACGCTGGTGATCTCGCACGCCTCGAAACTGGCCGCCGCCCTGTGGGAAAAACCCGGCCGGGCCTTGCCGGGCGCGGCGCAGGACGCCTTAATGCAGGCCAAGGCCGAAGCCGAGGCCCGCAGCGTGCAGGTGGTGTTCGAGCGCACGGAAGGCGCGCGCTAA
- a CDS encoding AI-2E family transporter: MLPQPQAPTPPPLPSGNAFQVIWRNPYLRAAVFVLLLYLAYRVLGTLTHVITLALIAYIIAYLAHPMLVMLERRKINRAVGVLVTLVVLIGLLVLASGLLVTVVNQIADLVKRLPDLTREFVDQPWFISLVKRFPPLASLRDRIAEFSQNGAAGVQQYIQPYLNKILPYLQANSGAFFGSVLSIAGVVGEGFAVLIMSIYMMLDYEKIGLNFLRLFPRNWQPFVLDLSKNVGQAVGGYLKGQLIIAAFVGIFIGVALSFAGIPSAPAIGFIAGAFNIVPYLGVVIGIAPALLLAASAGGLIKIIIVVVVFVVANQIEGHLLSPMVLGRTTNLHPVTVIIAILTGLTLMGIVGALLAVPLAALGKLLLQEYYYPSRVYKEGP; encoded by the coding sequence TTGTTGCCACAACCCCAAGCGCCCACGCCGCCGCCGTTACCGTCCGGCAACGCTTTCCAGGTCATCTGGCGTAACCCCTACCTGCGTGCGGCCGTCTTCGTGCTGCTGCTCTATCTGGCCTACCGCGTCCTCGGCACGCTGACCCACGTGATTACCCTGGCCCTGATCGCCTACATCATCGCCTACCTGGCCCACCCGATGCTGGTGATGCTCGAGCGGCGCAAGATCAACCGCGCCGTGGGCGTGCTGGTCACGCTGGTGGTGCTGATCGGCTTGCTGGTGCTGGCCTCGGGACTGCTGGTCACGGTGGTCAACCAGATCGCCGATCTGGTCAAGCGCTTGCCGGACCTGACCCGCGAGTTCGTCGATCAACCCTGGTTCATCAGCTTGGTCAAGCGTTTTCCGCCGCTGGCGAGCCTGCGTGACCGCATCGCCGAGTTCAGCCAGAACGGCGCGGCCGGCGTGCAGCAGTACATTCAGCCGTACCTCAACAAGATTCTGCCTTACCTACAGGCCAACAGCGGCGCCTTCTTCGGCAGCGTGCTGAGTATCGCCGGCGTGGTCGGCGAGGGCTTCGCCGTGCTGATCATGAGCATCTACATGATGCTCGACTACGAAAAGATCGGCCTGAACTTCCTGCGCCTCTTTCCGCGGAACTGGCAGCCGTTCGTGCTCGACCTCTCGAAGAACGTCGGGCAGGCGGTGGGCGGCTACCTCAAGGGGCAGCTGATCATCGCCGCCTTTGTGGGCATTTTCATCGGGGTGGCACTGAGTTTTGCCGGTATACCCAGCGCGCCCGCCATCGGGTTTATCGCCGGGGCCTTCAACATCGTGCCGTACCTGGGCGTGGTGATCGGCATCGCGCCGGCGCTGCTGCTGGCGGCCTCGGCGGGCGGCCTGATCAAGATCATCATCGTGGTGGTGGTGTTCGTGGTCGCCAACCAGATCGAGGGCCACCTGCTCTCGCCGATGGTGCTGGGGCGCACCACCAACCTGCATCCGGTGACGGTGATCATCGCCATCCTGACCGGCCTCACCTTGATGGGCATCGTGGGCGCGCTGCTGGCCGTGCCGCTGGCGGCGCTGGGCAAGCTGCTCTTGCAGGAGTACTACTATCCCAGCCGGGTGTACAAAGAAGGCCCCTGA
- a CDS encoding RNA polymerase sigma factor, protein MEDTDEVLMARMAGGDEAALAELHRRYAPYLYGLGRRMLRQQDDVETCVQDAFFNAWKAAGRFDPSRASVKTWLVTIAHNRMLQALRDRPDTGLDLEEWDSPTSAPDRIEQVIAQRAVDILGEPERTLVVLAFYKGYSHTELTEQTGLPLGSIKTYLRRALAQMRLHLETPIAPSATSSSNPSKGGQHDAE, encoded by the coding sequence GTGGAAGACACAGATGAAGTCCTGATGGCCCGGATGGCGGGCGGCGACGAAGCGGCCCTGGCTGAGCTGCACCGGCGCTACGCGCCTTACCTCTACGGTCTGGGCCGGCGGATGCTTCGTCAGCAAGACGACGTCGAAACCTGCGTGCAGGACGCTTTCTTCAACGCCTGGAAAGCGGCAGGGCGCTTCGATCCCAGCCGGGCCAGCGTCAAGACCTGGCTGGTCACCATCGCCCACAACCGCATGCTGCAGGCGCTGCGTGACCGGCCCGACACCGGCCTGGACCTCGAAGAATGGGACTCGCCCACCAGCGCGCCGGACCGTATCGAGCAGGTCATCGCCCAGCGGGCGGTCGATATTCTGGGCGAGCCGGAACGGACGCTGGTGGTGCTGGCCTTCTACAAGGGCTACTCGCACACCGAACTCACCGAGCAAACCGGCTTGCCGCTCGGCAGCATCAAGACCTACCTGCGCCGGGCGCTGGCCCAGATGCGCCTTCACCTCGAAACACCGATCGCCCCGTCGGCCACATCCTCATCAAATCCATCCAAAGGAGGTCAGCACGATGCCGAATGA